A stretch of Tigriopus californicus strain San Diego chromosome 11, Tcal_SD_v2.1, whole genome shotgun sequence DNA encodes these proteins:
- the LOC131889925 gene encoding peptidyl-prolyl cis-trans isomerase FKBP2-like isoform X1, which yields MIFREYVQSVGRYFVKRKANMRTSFFCILVLGICGLSLMEFAQGTDTSKKLQIGVKKRVENCQKRSKKGDILKMHYTGSLEDGTEFDSSIPRGEPLSFTLGSGQVIKGWDQGLMGMCEGEKRKLVIPSDLGYGASGSPPKIPGGATLIFEVELVGIERKGEL from the exons aTATTTTGTAAAAAGGAAAGCCAACATGcggacttcatttttttgcatcttggtCCTCGGCATTTGCGGTTTGAGTCTCATGGAATTCGCTCAAGGCACTGATACTTCGAAGAAGCTCCAAATCGGAGTGAAGAAACGCGTCGAGAATTGCCAAAAGAGATCGAAGAAAGGCGATATCCTGAAAATGCACTACACT GGATCCTTAGAAGATGGCACCGAGTTCGATTCCAGCATTCCACGTGGCGAACCTCTGTCTTTCACGCTGGGATCTGGACAGGTGATCAAAGGATGGGACCAAGGACTCATGGG CATGTGTGAGGGAGAGAAGCGAAAGCTAGTGATCCCATCCGATTTAGGTTACGGCGCGTCAGGCTCTCCTCCTAAAATTCCCGGGGGCGCCACTTTGATCTTTGAAGTGGAATTAGTTGGCATTGAGCGAAAAGGCGAATTGTAA
- the LOC131889925 gene encoding peptidyl-prolyl cis-trans isomerase FKBP2-like isoform X2: MRTSFFCILVLGICGLSLMEFAQGTDTSKKLQIGVKKRVENCQKRSKKGDILKMHYTGSLEDGTEFDSSIPRGEPLSFTLGSGQVIKGWDQGLMGMCEGEKRKLVIPSDLGYGASGSPPKIPGGATLIFEVELVGIERKGEL, encoded by the exons ATGcggacttcatttttttgcatcttggtCCTCGGCATTTGCGGTTTGAGTCTCATGGAATTCGCTCAAGGCACTGATACTTCGAAGAAGCTCCAAATCGGAGTGAAGAAACGCGTCGAGAATTGCCAAAAGAGATCGAAGAAAGGCGATATCCTGAAAATGCACTACACT GGATCCTTAGAAGATGGCACCGAGTTCGATTCCAGCATTCCACGTGGCGAACCTCTGTCTTTCACGCTGGGATCTGGACAGGTGATCAAAGGATGGGACCAAGGACTCATGGG CATGTGTGAGGGAGAGAAGCGAAAGCTAGTGATCCCATCCGATTTAGGTTACGGCGCGTCAGGCTCTCCTCCTAAAATTCCCGGGGGCGCCACTTTGATCTTTGAAGTGGAATTAGTTGGCATTGAGCGAAAAGGCGAATTGTAA